From a region of the Eulemur rufifrons isolate Redbay chromosome 7, OSU_ERuf_1, whole genome shotgun sequence genome:
- the LOC138385683 gene encoding keratin-associated protein 21-2-like yields MCCNYYGNSCGSCGYGSGCGYGCGYGCGYGSGYGSGYGCGYGCGYGCGYGNGCGYGSGCGYRSGCGYGCGYGGTFGYGCGYGSGCCGYRPLCYRRCYSSCC; encoded by the coding sequence ATGTGTTGCAACTACTATGGAAACTCCTGTGGAAGCTGTGGATATGGCTCTGGCTGTGGCTATGGCTGTGGCTATGGCTGTGGATATGGTTCTGGCTATGGCTCTGGGTATGGCTGTGGCTATGGCTGTGGCTATGGTTGTGGATACGGAAATGGCTGCGGATATGGAAGTGGCTGTGGATACAGGTCTGGCTGTGGATATGGCTGTGGATATGGAGGTACCTTTGGATATGGCTGTGGTTACGGCTCTGGATGCTGTGGCTACCGACCACTTTGCTACAGAAGATGCTATTCCTCTTGCTGCTAA